One segment of Pontibacter akesuensis DNA contains the following:
- a CDS encoding peptidoglycan DD-metalloendopeptidase family protein, whose amino-acid sequence MRRSNFINYIIYILPLLILAGCGKEQTLRGVFKNQTPHEKYAAKLRDAKLHETALGQQWLQEAQEALQDSITVTLPFKETGYFAADKPRALGYRIEGQRGQRLIVNLELKAREQLDVFLDLFEAGGGNATHVAAADSSTATLSYEVRNDQQHILRVQPELLRSGQYTLTIQSEPTLAFPVADKSSRNIASIWGDPRDAGVRRHEGIDVFARRGAPAIAATAGVVSRVSTTPRGGKVIWLTDPARRQSLYYAHLDSQLVQTGQRVQAGDTIGLIGNTGNAKGTGPHLHFGIYRYGQGATNPYPYVHQSASKLQPVQLDTALLGNWVRVAAKSGNVRLQPSTKSAVYQELPRHTPLLVTGGTANWYRVLLPTGAEAYIASSITEPATRPVRQEQLTAATDLLEDAHPAAAAMQQLSAGASIAILGRYNNYAFVRDASGQLGWINSVDEVSVR is encoded by the coding sequence ATGCGACGAAGCAACTTCATCAACTACATAATTTACATTTTGCCACTGCTTATACTTGCCGGTTGCGGCAAAGAGCAGACGCTACGCGGTGTGTTCAAAAACCAGACGCCCCACGAAAAGTATGCGGCTAAACTTAGAGATGCCAAGCTGCACGAAACCGCCCTGGGGCAGCAGTGGCTGCAGGAAGCCCAGGAGGCGCTGCAGGATTCCATCACGGTAACCCTGCCCTTCAAAGAAACGGGTTATTTTGCCGCAGACAAGCCCCGGGCCCTCGGGTACAGGATTGAGGGGCAGCGGGGGCAGCGCCTGATCGTGAACCTGGAGCTAAAGGCGCGGGAGCAACTGGATGTGTTCCTGGATCTGTTTGAGGCCGGTGGTGGGAACGCCACCCATGTCGCAGCCGCCGACTCCAGCACAGCTACCCTATCTTACGAAGTAAGAAATGACCAGCAGCATATCCTTCGGGTGCAGCCGGAGCTGCTGCGCAGCGGCCAGTATACCCTCACCATTCAATCTGAGCCCACGCTCGCTTTCCCGGTGGCCGATAAGAGCAGCCGGAACATCGCCAGCATCTGGGGCGACCCGCGCGATGCCGGGGTGAGACGGCACGAGGGTATTGATGTTTTCGCCAGGCGCGGGGCACCGGCCATTGCCGCCACCGCCGGTGTCGTCAGCCGTGTTAGCACCACCCCGCGTGGCGGTAAGGTTATCTGGCTTACAGACCCTGCCCGCCGGCAGAGCTTATACTATGCGCACCTCGACAGCCAACTCGTGCAGACGGGGCAACGCGTGCAGGCGGGTGACACCATCGGCCTGATCGGCAATACGGGTAACGCCAAAGGAACAGGACCGCACCTGCACTTCGGCATTTACCGTTATGGCCAGGGCGCCACAAACCCCTACCCCTACGTGCACCAATCAGCCTCTAAACTGCAGCCAGTACAACTGGATACTGCGCTGCTAGGCAACTGGGTTCGGGTAGCAGCAAAGAGCGGGAATGTGCGGCTGCAGCCAAGTACAAAATCAGCTGTGTACCAGGAGCTGCCCCGGCACACGCCCCTGCTGGTTACCGGGGGCACCGCAAACTGGTACCGGGTGCTGTTGCCAACCGGCGCCGAAGCTTACATTGCGAGCAGCATAACAGAGCCCGCTACCAGGCCTGTGAGGCAGGAGCAGCTAACCGCAGCAACTGACCTGTTGGAGGATGCCCATCCAGCGGCTGCCGCCATGCAACAGCTAAGCGCCGGAGCAAGTATAGCCATACTTGGGCGCTACAACAATTATGCGTTCGTGCGCGATGCATCGGGACAGCTGGGGTGGATCAATTCCGTGGATGAAGTGAGCGTGCGCTAA
- a CDS encoding GntR family transcriptional regulator has translation MEFRSNEAIYLQIAAYVSENILLGKWAPEDKIPSVRELAVELEVNPNTVMRTYEFLQNQEVIYNKRGIGFFVAPTGPKKIIAYRKETFLQQDLPEFFRNIFLLEIGLEEIQEKYEQFVSTNYELKN, from the coding sequence ATGGAGTTTAGAAGCAACGAGGCTATTTACTTGCAGATAGCAGCCTATGTCAGCGAGAATATCCTGCTGGGTAAATGGGCGCCCGAAGATAAAATACCGTCGGTGCGGGAGCTGGCTGTGGAGTTGGAGGTAAACCCCAATACAGTAATGCGCACCTACGAATTCCTGCAAAACCAGGAAGTGATCTACAACAAGCGGGGCATCGGATTTTTTGTGGCGCCCACAGGCCCGAAGAAGATTATCGCTTACCGCAAAGAGACTTTCCTGCAGCAGGACCTGCCCGAATTCTTCCGCAATATTTTTCTGCTGGAGATTGGCCTGGAGGAGATCCAGGAGAAGTATGAGCAATTTGTATCCACAAACTACGAACTGAAAAACTAA
- a CDS encoding SIMPL domain-containing protein (The SIMPL domain is named for its presence in mouse protein SIMPL (signalling molecule that associates with mouse pelle-like kinase). Bacterial member BP26, from Brucella, was shown to assemble into a channel-like structure, while YggE from E. coli has been associated with resistance to oxidative stress.), protein MKRAHQGLWAALFAVSLLSSCSVEKEQQEDDYLQVIGEAEMPMDEAGYRLNLSYNGPMHIRHKFAAWADSLAKELPGMALINESVYMNYMPEEIGKQKLRPDMFQTSVSYNVTVPDSATYGRIVRDALAHQFPFNLNVSGTFVEEAKRGQLQQELMAQALENAKAKLNSLSGGAGAYKIVGIEELDSNQPYGPEYYDFNRKMVSRVKVKARLNAEED, encoded by the coding sequence ATGAAAAGAGCACATCAGGGACTTTGGGCTGCACTATTCGCAGTAAGCCTATTAAGCAGTTGCAGCGTGGAAAAAGAGCAGCAGGAGGACGATTACCTGCAGGTAATTGGTGAAGCGGAGATGCCGATGGATGAAGCCGGCTACCGGCTTAACCTGTCCTACAACGGCCCGATGCACATCCGGCATAAGTTTGCCGCCTGGGCTGACTCCCTGGCAAAGGAACTGCCAGGTATGGCCCTCATCAACGAGAGTGTTTACATGAACTACATGCCGGAGGAAATCGGAAAGCAGAAGCTGCGGCCGGACATGTTCCAGACCAGTGTTTCTTACAATGTGACGGTGCCGGACAGCGCCACGTACGGCCGCATTGTGCGGGACGCGCTGGCTCACCAGTTTCCGTTTAACCTGAACGTGAGCGGCACCTTTGTGGAGGAGGCCAAACGGGGGCAGTTGCAGCAGGAACTCATGGCCCAGGCACTGGAAAACGCAAAGGCAAAGCTGAACAGTTTAAGTGGGGGAGCAGGTGCTTACAAAATCGTAGGCATAGAGGAGCTCGATAGTAACCAACCGTACGGCCCCGAATATTACGATTTCAACCGCAAGATGGTCTCCAGGGTAAAAGTGAAGGCGAGGCTGAACGCTGAGGAGGATTAA
- a CDS encoding murein L,D-transpeptidase catalytic domain family protein, translated as MRKPKWRSMRRKLSRSLLPLFAPLVLTPLATPANTGASMPAPSNSQLKKKMATIKLLKFNQVAYNLYAHMKLQDSGMNFEVFDKALTGYYNMKRNGEIADKPYITIVDFTKSSNTKRLWVVDVEKKELLYNTYVSHGRNSGQEFAETFSNENKSFMSSIGFYVTENTYYGKHGLSLKLEGLDKGFNTNAKDRSIVMHGAEYATEEFIAQAGRLGRSLGCPAIPMEDHEEIIGKVKGGTAMYVHAAYDEYTSQYLDHMTAMAELVNENNENKKDVLPVSQG; from the coding sequence ATGAGAAAGCCAAAATGGAGAAGTATGCGCCGTAAATTAAGCCGCAGCCTGTTGCCGTTGTTCGCACCGCTCGTGCTTACGCCGCTGGCAACACCTGCCAACACAGGCGCATCGATGCCTGCTCCGAGCAATAGTCAGCTCAAAAAGAAGATGGCCACTATTAAACTCCTGAAGTTTAACCAGGTAGCATATAACCTGTATGCGCACATGAAGCTGCAGGATAGCGGGATGAACTTTGAGGTGTTTGACAAAGCGCTAACGGGCTACTACAACATGAAACGAAACGGTGAGATAGCTGATAAGCCCTACATCACCATAGTAGACTTTACCAAATCATCTAACACCAAAAGGCTGTGGGTGGTGGATGTGGAGAAGAAAGAGCTTCTTTATAATACCTACGTATCGCATGGGCGAAACTCGGGGCAGGAGTTTGCCGAGACTTTCTCGAACGAGAACAAATCGTTTATGAGCAGCATCGGCTTCTACGTAACTGAGAACACCTACTATGGCAAGCACGGCCTGTCGCTGAAGCTGGAGGGATTGGATAAAGGCTTTAATACCAACGCCAAAGACCGCAGCATTGTAATGCATGGGGCCGAGTATGCCACCGAAGAATTTATAGCGCAGGCAGGTCGTTTGGGCCGAAGCCTCGGTTGCCCGGCCATTCCGATGGAGGACCATGAGGAGATTATCGGGAAAGTTAAGGGCGGTACAGCCATGTACGTGCACGCGGCTTATGACGAATACACATCCCAGTACCTCGACCACATGACGGCCATGGCAGAGCTTGTGAATGAGAATAACGAAAACAAGAAGGACGTACTCCCGGTAAGTCAGGGTTAA
- a CDS encoding DUF2267 domain-containing protein produces the protein MAMNFENYLKDSKTWLHKVCTYLGIEDEQKAARIFRAVLHAIRDRIQHAEAIHLAAQMPIIWKGIYFDGFTMHEPVRIRHEDEWLEYIRSKDSGAEEADFPTLDHAFYAFQDVMSFLRDHLSEGQYQQVAQALHSDITVPA, from the coding sequence ATGGCAATGAATTTTGAGAATTATTTGAAAGACTCCAAGACCTGGCTGCACAAGGTGTGCACCTACCTGGGGATAGAAGACGAGCAAAAGGCTGCGCGTATATTCAGGGCGGTGCTCCACGCCATCCGAGACCGCATTCAGCACGCCGAAGCCATTCACCTGGCGGCACAGATGCCCATTATCTGGAAAGGGATTTATTTCGATGGTTTCACTATGCACGAGCCTGTGCGCATCCGGCACGAGGACGAGTGGCTGGAGTATATCCGCAGTAAGGATTCGGGTGCCGAGGAAGCCGACTTCCCCACTCTGGATCACGCCTTCTACGCCTTTCAGGATGTGATGAGCTTTCTAAGGGATCATCTTTCAGAGGGCCAGTACCAGCAGGTAGCCCAGGCGCTACACTCTGATATTACCGTACCCGCATAA
- a CDS encoding thioredoxin family protein, whose amino-acid sequence MAQQATQVALGTKAHNFALLDTVSDKLVSLGDVASQQATVLMFICNHCPYVQHILPALVQLANKYKAQGVTFVAINSNDVNQYPEDGPQQMKELAQRVQLPFPYLYDQTQQVARTYGAECTPEFFVYDGNLNLAYHGQFDDSRPGNAQQATGKDVAAALDALLAGQVVPEQQAQAIGCGIKWRVF is encoded by the coding sequence ATGGCACAGCAAGCAACACAGGTAGCTCTTGGCACCAAAGCACACAACTTCGCCCTTCTGGATACTGTTTCTGACAAACTCGTTTCGCTGGGGGATGTCGCCTCGCAGCAGGCAACGGTGCTTATGTTTATCTGCAACCACTGTCCCTACGTGCAGCACATACTGCCGGCACTGGTGCAACTGGCCAACAAGTACAAAGCGCAGGGGGTAACGTTTGTGGCTATCAACTCCAACGACGTCAACCAATACCCGGAGGACGGACCGCAGCAGATGAAAGAGCTGGCCCAACGCGTGCAGCTTCCGTTCCCCTACCTCTACGATCAAACACAGCAGGTGGCGCGTACGTACGGCGCCGAATGCACACCTGAGTTTTTCGTGTATGATGGCAACCTAAACCTCGCCTACCACGGCCAGTTCGACGACTCCAGGCCAGGCAACGCCCAACAAGCCACGGGCAAAGACGTGGCAGCAGCCTTGGATGCGCTGCTTGCCGGGCAGGTCGTGCCAGAGCAACAGGCACAAGCTATTGGGTGCGGCATCAAGTGGCGTGTATTTTAA
- a CDS encoding ABC transporter ATP-binding protein, whose amino-acid sequence MIQIDNLSFGYPGKKTLFQNLQLSLHKGHIYGLLGKNGAGKSTLLKNMVGLGFPTEGRCLVNGQNASSRTVELLQDLYFLPEEIYLPSQTLAKYARTTACFYPRFSDTDFNHYLGEFGVSREEVLPEMSFGQQKKALIAFALATNTSLLVMDEPTNGLDIPSKVQFRRIIASALTEDRCMIISTHQVRDLDSLIDTLVVLHNQEIVLNQELEAIADKLTFTTLSSTQGMDVLYAENSVKGKHVIMPNTAGTYSRVDMELLFNAIINGDKSILTFLNRPVYAKQV is encoded by the coding sequence ATGATACAAATCGACAATCTTAGTTTTGGGTATCCAGGAAAAAAGACGCTGTTCCAGAACCTACAGCTCTCGCTTCACAAAGGGCACATTTACGGCTTGCTGGGCAAGAATGGCGCCGGTAAGTCCACGCTGCTGAAGAACATGGTGGGCCTGGGTTTCCCGACCGAGGGGAGATGCCTGGTAAACGGGCAGAATGCCTCGAGTAGAACCGTTGAGCTCCTGCAGGACCTGTACTTCCTGCCGGAGGAGATTTACCTGCCTTCCCAAACCTTGGCGAAATACGCCCGGACAACTGCCTGCTTCTATCCTAGGTTCAGCGATACAGACTTTAACCATTACCTGGGCGAGTTTGGTGTTTCGCGCGAGGAAGTGCTGCCGGAGATGTCTTTTGGGCAACAGAAAAAGGCTTTGATTGCCTTTGCCCTGGCCACCAATACAAGTCTTTTGGTGATGGACGAGCCAACCAACGGCCTGGACATCCCCTCTAAAGTGCAGTTCCGCCGCATTATTGCCTCGGCGCTTACCGAAGACCGTTGCATGATCATCTCAACGCACCAGGTGCGCGACCTGGACAGCCTGATTGATACGCTGGTGGTGCTCCACAACCAGGAGATTGTGCTGAACCAGGAGCTGGAAGCCATCGCTGATAAGCTCACATTTACGACGCTTTCTTCCACTCAGGGAATGGATGTGCTCTACGCCGAGAATTCAGTGAAAGGCAAGCACGTGATTATGCCCAATACAGCCGGCACTTACAGCAGGGTAGACATGGAGCTGCTCTTCAATGCGATCATCAATGGTGATAAATCTATACTAACATTCCTGAACAGACCTGTATATGCAAAACAAGTTTAG
- the gyrB gene encoding DNA topoisomerase (ATP-hydrolyzing) subunit B: MSDVKEVAKANDYSANSIQVLEGLEAVRKRPAMYIGDIGIKGLHHLVWEVVDNSIDEALAGHCDEISVTINTDNSITVSDNGRGIPTDFHTKEGRSALEVVMTVLHAGGKFDKDTYKVSGGLHGVGVSCVNALSTDLHVTVHRNGKVYEQHYNIGVPAFPVREIGETDRTGTTVRFQPDASIFTTTEYKYDTIASRLRELSFLNKGIRINLQDLREMNDDGQPLSVSFLSEGGLKEFVAYLDETRETLIPEPIHVESEKNGVPVEIALQYNTSYTENIFSYVNNINTIEGGTHVAGFRRALTRTLKAYADKSGMLDKVKIDIAGDDFREGLTAVISVKVQEPQFEGQTKTKLGNSEVSGAVDTAVGEMLNTYLEEHPKEARIIVQKVILAAQARFAARKAREMVQRKSVLSSTSLPGKLADCSDSNPENCEIYLVEGDSAGGSAKQGRDRKFQAILPLRGKILNVEKAQEHRIYENEEIKNMITALGVSFGTPEDDKALNMIKLRYHKVIIMTDADVDGSHIRTLILTFFFRYMKELIEKGYVYIALPPLYLVKKGKEERYCWTEQDRVDAIQELGKGKEDSVGVQRYKGLGEMNPEQLWSTTMDPNTRSLKRVDIESAAEADHLFSMLMGDEVGPRRDFIERNAKYARVDV, encoded by the coding sequence ATGAGTGACGTAAAAGAAGTAGCAAAAGCTAACGATTATTCAGCAAATAGCATTCAGGTACTGGAAGGTCTCGAAGCGGTTCGTAAGCGCCCAGCCATGTACATTGGCGATATCGGTATAAAGGGCCTGCACCACCTGGTGTGGGAAGTAGTGGATAACTCCATTGACGAAGCCCTTGCCGGCCATTGCGACGAGATATCGGTTACCATTAACACAGATAATTCCATCACCGTGTCTGACAACGGCCGCGGTATTCCTACAGATTTTCACACCAAAGAAGGCCGCTCTGCCCTGGAGGTGGTAATGACGGTGCTGCACGCCGGTGGTAAGTTTGATAAAGACACCTACAAAGTATCGGGTGGATTGCACGGTGTGGGGGTGTCCTGCGTGAACGCCCTTTCCACGGACCTGCACGTAACGGTACACCGCAACGGCAAAGTATACGAGCAGCATTATAACATCGGCGTTCCGGCTTTCCCGGTGCGTGAGATCGGCGAAACCGACAGGACAGGTACTACGGTTCGTTTTCAGCCGGATGCCTCTATCTTCACTACCACCGAGTATAAGTACGACACCATCGCCAGCCGCCTGCGCGAGCTGTCGTTCCTGAACAAGGGCATCCGCATTAACCTGCAGGACCTGCGCGAGATGAACGATGACGGACAGCCACTTTCGGTTTCCTTCCTGTCAGAAGGTGGTTTGAAGGAGTTTGTGGCTTACCTGGATGAAACCCGCGAGACACTGATTCCCGAGCCAATCCACGTGGAGAGCGAGAAAAACGGCGTGCCAGTGGAGATCGCGTTGCAATACAACACATCATATACCGAGAATATTTTCTCGTATGTAAACAACATCAACACCATTGAGGGTGGTACGCACGTGGCTGGTTTCCGCCGCGCCCTTACCCGTACCCTGAAAGCCTACGCTGATAAGTCAGGTATGCTGGACAAGGTGAAGATTGACATTGCCGGCGATGACTTCCGCGAAGGATTGACTGCCGTAATCTCTGTGAAAGTGCAGGAGCCGCAGTTCGAGGGCCAGACCAAGACAAAGCTAGGTAACTCTGAGGTATCCGGTGCCGTGGATACGGCCGTTGGCGAGATGCTGAACACTTACCTGGAGGAGCATCCGAAGGAAGCCCGCATTATTGTGCAGAAAGTTATACTTGCCGCACAGGCTCGTTTTGCCGCGCGCAAAGCGCGTGAGATGGTGCAGCGTAAGAGCGTACTATCCAGCACCAGCTTGCCTGGTAAACTGGCCGACTGCTCTGACAGCAACCCTGAGAACTGCGAGATATACCTGGTGGAGGGTGACTCAGCCGGTGGATCTGCCAAGCAGGGGCGCGATCGTAAGTTCCAGGCTATCCTGCCGCTTCGTGGTAAGATTTTGAACGTGGAAAAGGCGCAGGAGCACCGCATCTACGAGAACGAGGAAATCAAGAATATGATTACCGCGCTTGGTGTAAGCTTCGGTACGCCGGAGGATGACAAGGCGCTGAACATGATCAAGCTGCGTTACCACAAGGTAATCATTATGACGGATGCGGACGTCGACGGTTCTCACATCCGTACCCTGATCCTGACCTTCTTCTTCCGCTACATGAAAGAGCTGATCGAGAAAGGCTACGTATACATTGCCCTGCCGCCGCTTTACCTCGTGAAGAAAGGCAAGGAGGAACGCTACTGCTGGACCGAGCAGGACCGTGTGGATGCTATACAGGAGCTAGGCAAAGGCAAGGAAGACAGCGTTGGCGTGCAGCGTTACAAAGGTCTTGGCGAGATGAACCCGGAGCAGCTCTGGAGCACCACCATGGACCCGAACACCCGCAGCCTGAAGCGCGTGGACATTGAGTCAGCCGCCGAGGCCGACCACCTGTTCTCGATGCTGATGGGCGATGAGGTAGGCCCGCGCCGCGACTTTATCGAGCGCAACGCCAAGTATGCACGTGTAGACGTATAA
- the ppk1 gene encoding polyphosphate kinase 1, producing MLINKVSDQIKRSKYISRDLSWMRFNYRVLDQARDTNKCLFDRLKFLAITSSNLDEFFMIRVGSLYNYIDYGKERLDYSGLRELPFRKKLLDYAHRFVNDQYLTFNNELKPLFAANGCDILKPAELTEIEQKKVDSYFKNTIYPMLTPMVFDNYHGFPLLMNQLLTFGVVTRTTDEGKPQDRVTFVQIPQNLTRFYEINRKDKIIFVPIEDIVRWKIKKLFRNVEIVSVNLFRITRNGDYTLEESDDLEADFVQEIKSKLKTRKKGRVVRLEVERNPSQFMMRILKERWTIDNANVFTINSLIDLRSLWQIINHRHFRDRGFKQPSSIPPRSLPNDGVDLFEYLKEHDVLLHHPYNSMEPVVNLLERAAEDPSVLGIKQTIYRLADQSRVTAALLKAAENGKHVSVLFEVKARFDEERNIKEGERLEKAGCFVIYGISKYKTHTKMLMIIRKEGEKVTRYVHIGSGNYNESTARLYTDVSLLTTNEIYAHDVSEFFNVITGHSRPNDYKYLMTSPKNMRNQLIELIRHEARNAKKGLKSGIVIKINSLEDREVIDEFYKASKAGVPIKLIVRGICCLRPGREDLSENITVKSIVGEYLEHARLYYFHNNGAPKVYSGSADCMVRSFDRRIEALFLITNEELKNEAIRILHYNLEDNQNSYTMREDGTYIKRRNSANEVAVDLHKLFYSKNSVVEEVVELFQSPKEIHQ from the coding sequence ATGCTGATTAATAAGGTTTCTGACCAGATAAAGAGAAGTAAGTATATTAGCCGCGACCTTAGCTGGATGCGCTTTAATTACCGGGTACTGGACCAGGCCCGCGATACGAACAAATGCCTTTTCGACCGCCTCAAGTTCCTGGCTATCACCTCATCCAACCTCGATGAGTTCTTCATGATCCGGGTGGGCAGTTTGTACAACTACATCGATTACGGCAAAGAGCGCCTCGACTACTCGGGGCTGCGCGAGCTGCCGTTCCGAAAGAAGCTGCTCGATTACGCGCACCGCTTCGTCAATGACCAGTACCTCACGTTCAACAACGAGCTGAAGCCGCTTTTCGCCGCCAACGGCTGTGACATTCTGAAGCCAGCCGAACTGACCGAGATAGAGCAGAAAAAGGTGGATTCGTATTTTAAGAACACCATCTACCCGATGCTCACACCCATGGTGTTCGACAATTACCATGGCTTCCCGCTGCTGATGAACCAGCTGCTGACCTTCGGTGTGGTAACGCGCACCACCGACGAGGGAAAGCCGCAGGATCGCGTGACCTTTGTGCAGATTCCGCAGAACCTAACCCGTTTCTACGAGATCAACCGCAAGGACAAGATCATTTTCGTGCCGATTGAGGACATCGTGCGCTGGAAGATCAAAAAACTGTTCCGCAACGTGGAGATTGTGTCGGTGAACCTGTTCCGCATTACCCGAAACGGCGATTATACGCTGGAGGAATCAGACGACCTGGAGGCGGATTTTGTGCAGGAGATAAAATCGAAGCTGAAGACGCGCAAGAAGGGGCGCGTGGTGCGCCTGGAGGTGGAGCGGAACCCGTCGCAGTTTATGATGCGCATTCTGAAGGAGCGCTGGACAATTGACAATGCGAACGTGTTCACCATCAACAGCCTGATCGACCTGCGCAGCTTGTGGCAGATCATCAACCACCGCCACTTCAGGGACAGGGGCTTTAAGCAGCCTTCTTCTATCCCACCGCGAAGCCTGCCCAACGACGGCGTGGATCTTTTTGAGTACCTGAAGGAGCACGACGTACTGCTGCATCACCCTTACAACAGCATGGAGCCGGTGGTGAATTTGCTGGAGCGTGCCGCCGAAGACCCGTCTGTGCTGGGCATCAAGCAAACCATCTACCGCCTAGCGGACCAGAGCCGGGTGACGGCAGCCTTACTAAAGGCAGCCGAGAACGGCAAGCACGTGTCGGTGCTGTTTGAGGTGAAGGCGCGCTTTGACGAGGAGCGGAACATAAAGGAGGGGGAGCGTTTGGAGAAAGCCGGATGTTTTGTGATTTATGGCATCAGCAAGTATAAAACGCACACCAAAATGCTGATGATCATCCGGAAGGAAGGGGAGAAGGTGACGCGCTATGTGCACATCGGCAGCGGTAACTATAACGAGTCCACCGCCCGCCTCTATACCGACGTGAGCCTGCTGACTACGAATGAAATTTATGCCCACGACGTATCGGAGTTCTTTAACGTAATTACCGGCCACTCGCGCCCCAACGATTACAAGTACCTGATGACCTCGCCCAAGAATATGCGCAACCAGCTGATTGAGCTGATCCGGCATGAGGCGCGTAACGCAAAGAAAGGACTGAAAAGCGGCATTGTGATCAAAATAAACTCGCTGGAAGACAGGGAGGTGATCGATGAGTTCTACAAAGCTTCGAAAGCAGGTGTGCCGATCAAGCTGATCGTGCGCGGCATCTGCTGCCTGCGTCCGGGGCGGGAGGATCTGAGCGAGAACATCACTGTGAAAAGCATTGTGGGGGAATACCTGGAGCACGCGCGCCTGTACTACTTCCATAACAACGGGGCGCCCAAAGTATACAGCGGCAGCGCCGACTGCATGGTGCGCAGCTTCGACCGCCGCATAGAGGCCCTCTTCCTGATCACGAACGAGGAGCTTAAAAACGAGGCTATCCGTATTCTGCACTACAACCTGGAGGACAATCAGAACTCTTACACTATGCGCGAAGACGGCACCTACATCAAGCGCCGTAACAGCGCCAACGAAGTGGCCGTGGACCTGCACAAGCTATTCTACAGCAAGAACAGCGTTGTAGAGGAAGTGGTAGAGTTGTTTCAAAGTCCGAAGGAGATCCATCAATAA
- a CDS encoding Ppx/GppA phosphatase family protein: MKLAAIDIGSNAVRCQISSVLNQNGNVIFKKVEYVRYPIRFGEDVFNNGYISEGKVHKFVKLLKAFQLLLDVHEVNHYMICATSAMRSALNAPDILECVRRETGFDIQVIDGETEAYLINKVIFSFLDERNYLHIDVGGGSTEFNIYVNREKMASQSFEQGSIRHMQGQDSVVLWERMKSWIEDNSKKYHLSRAIGTGGNINKIFELAGKITGKPIYRKQIEEVAARLNNMSMHERITDLLLNPDRADVIVPAAEIYLSAMKWAKLESMIVPNVGLKDGMLHALYEQHHPERFVITTIS; this comes from the coding sequence TTGAAGTTAGCTGCTATTGACATTGGGTCTAACGCAGTGAGATGCCAGATCTCCAGCGTACTGAACCAGAACGGAAACGTAATCTTTAAAAAAGTTGAATATGTGCGTTATCCCATCCGTTTTGGGGAGGATGTGTTCAACAACGGCTATATCAGCGAAGGCAAGGTACACAAGTTCGTCAAGCTGCTGAAGGCATTCCAGCTGCTACTCGATGTGCACGAGGTAAATCACTACATGATCTGCGCTACTTCTGCCATGCGCTCTGCCCTGAACGCACCGGATATTCTGGAGTGCGTGCGGCGGGAGACTGGTTTCGACATTCAGGTGATCGACGGCGAAACGGAGGCTTACCTGATCAACAAGGTTATTTTCAGTTTTTTGGATGAGCGCAACTACCTCCACATCGACGTGGGTGGTGGCAGCACCGAGTTTAACATCTATGTGAACCGTGAGAAAATGGCGTCGCAGTCGTTTGAACAGGGCTCTATCCGCCACATGCAGGGCCAGGACTCGGTGGTACTCTGGGAAAGGATGAAAAGCTGGATCGAGGATAATTCTAAAAAGTACCACCTCTCGCGGGCCATCGGTACCGGCGGCAACATCAACAAAATTTTTGAACTGGCAGGCAAGATAACCGGCAAACCCATTTATCGAAAGCAGATAGAGGAAGTAGCTGCCCGCCTGAACAACATGAGCATGCACGAGCGCATCACCGACCTGCTACTCAACCCAGATCGCGCCGACGTAATTGTGCCGGCCGCTGAGATCTACCTCTCTGCCATGAAGTGGGCGAAGCTGGAAAGTATGATCGTGCCAAACGTGGGCCTGAAAGACGGCATGCTGCACGCTCTGTACGAGCAGCATCACCCCGAACGTTTCGTTATTACAACGATCAGCTAA